In the genome of Amyelois transitella isolate CPQ chromosome 25, ilAmyTran1.1, whole genome shotgun sequence, one region contains:
- the LOC106136533 gene encoding STING ER exit protein, producing MPKVVSRSIVCSDTKDQEEYNETKPLHIYYCICGQMTLILDCTIDRLPLRPKDGARVIDGSKHAHKITSDPDETIYLKRENGIERQYRMKCKKCSVPLYYKHNQDNNIVFIMRGALVQTAGEGGVTDIYKQVALTQPKKIMVTKHTKNMGKFSSVTVSTIDEEEDEIEAREVADSYANNARIIEKQLERKGMNKRQAETPAQTTEKRVRGTLIDK from the coding sequence ATGCCGAAAGTTGTGTCCAGAAGTATTGTCTGCTCAGACACGAAAGATCAGGAAGAATATAATGAAACGAAGCCTTTGCACATTTATTACTGCATCTGTGGACAGATGACTCTCATCCTGGACTGCACCATAGACCGCCTACCTCTAAGGCCTAAAGATGGAGCGCGAGTTATCGACGGGTCCAAACATGCACACAAAATAACATCGGATCCCGACGAGACCATCTATTTGAAGCGAGAAAATGGTATTGAACGACAGTACAGGATGAAATGTAAGAAATGTTCAGTTCCTTTGTATTACAAACATAACCAGGACAACAATATAGTGTTTATAATGCGAGGGGCTTTAGTGCAAACTGCTGGCGAAGGAGGGGTTACAGACATATACAAACAAGTCGCTTTGACACAGCCTAAGAAGATTATGGTCACAAAGCACACAAAGAACATGGGTAAATTCAGTTCTGTGACAGTTTCCACAattgatgaagaagaagatgaaATCGAGGCCAGAGAAGTGGCAGACAGTTATGCAAATAATGCTAGGATCATTGAAAAACAATTGGAGAGGAAAGGAATGAATAAACGACAAGCGGAGACCCCTGCGCAGACTACAGAGAAGAGAGTTAGAGGGACtttgatagataaataa